The genome window tttgttcttgggagccccccatagcgttttcagtctgaccgccagacacctcgtaccatggattctgctTCTTATCCTCAGACAGACAAGTGCCCGAAAGACAAGAAGCAGAGCCCTCAGCTAGGATCGGCAGTACCTGAAACGTCGACGCATAGTAGAGATCTACTATCCGTTGACAATGAGGTAATGcagatcctacccagccaGCACCCTCGGGGAGGGTTCAGTAGAGGATTTTGCCAGCCAACCGAATACTATACTGTATACAGACAagtattcgaaatatactacatattaAAAGCTATAgccgtatttatttataaacgtacaaaaaaacaaaaaatattaatagaaaaaagtaaaaaaaaaacacaaaaacaaaaaaattttatacaaataagggaagaaaaaaaaaacaaaaaaaaaggtgcatacaaatagaaaaaaaagattgaaataaaaacaatttcagcAATGCTGCGTGGCGACAAACATACTGAAAGCAATGGTTATCACAAGTGCAAGTCCAAGGGAATGCCTTTCAGCCCCGTCACCCACGGGATAAGGATAAGGCAGAGGATAAGGactgtcatcatcatcaccatcactAAAATCACTATTGACATCAAAGTTGAACACATATTGCTGAGTATAACTCGACCCGGCGAGCGAAGTGTACTTTGGATTATAGTTGTAGATCAGTGATCTCTTCTGTTCGGTGGCATTTGCAAACACATGAGGACACTGACGAGCTTCGTTCACAAAGAAGTCAGCAAAATACTGGGAAGCGAGCACCGCTGATTTCGTGTGCGGAACTTTAGTGCTAACGAACTCGTAAAGTGCTTTCTCCGGATGGAATTGCACGCCATAGAACGGATACTTCAAGTGCTCAATTGTGGACACAAACTCATAGCCCTGTAGATCATGATTTAGGGACATTATGCGCCAATTATCCTTCAGAGCGGGCTCCTCAAAACTGGCAACCGTGTAGCAAAAACGATGATAGTTGTAGGTGATATTCTCGTTGGCCAACGCTGAAATTACCTCATCGCTAGCGCCCGCAAAAAGACGA of Drosophila nasuta strain 15112-1781.00 chromosome 3, ASM2355853v1, whole genome shotgun sequence contains these proteins:
- the LOC132789404 gene encoding gamma-glutamyl hydrolase-like isoform X1, translating into MSSCCKRMPSLCLGFLVLCLMTTVQADVNGSVSPIIGVLAQELYPDSLSATTYNATSYIAASYVKFIEGAGGRVVPIWIGRNQSYYEKLLQNLQGVLLPGGATWFNETLGYGDAGEHLIRIAKQINDNGTYFPVWGTCLGMELMVLKVANGSETRSDCNSAGQALPLEFQADYNSSRLFAGASDEVISALANENITYNYHRFCYTVASFEEPALKDNWRIMSLNHDLQGYEFVSTIEHLKYPFYGVQFHPEKALYEFVSTKVPHTKSAVLASQYFADFFVNEARQCPHVFANATEQKRSLIYNYNPKYTSLAGSSYTQQYVFNFDVNSDFSDGDDDDSPYPLPYPYPVGDGAERHSLGLALVITIAFSMFVATQHC
- the LOC132789404 gene encoding gamma-glutamyl hydrolase-like isoform X2: MSSCCKRMPSLCLGFLVLCLMTTVQADVNGSVSPIIGVLAQELYPDSLSATTYNATSYIAASYVKFIEGAGGRVVPIWIGRNQSYYEKLLQNLQGVLLPGGATWFNETLGYGDAGEHLIRIAKQINDNGTYFPVWGTCLGMELMVLKVANGSETRSDCNSAGQALPLEFQADYNSSRLFAGASDEVISALANENITYNYHRFCYTVASFEEPALKDNWRIMSLNHDLQGYEFVSTIEHLKYPFYGVQFHPEKALYEFVSTKVPHTKSAVLASQYFADFFVNEARQCPHVFANATEQKRSLIYNYNPKYTSLAGSSYTQQYVFNFDVNSDFSDGDDDDSPYPLPYPYPVGDGAERHSLGLALVITIAFSMFVATQHC